In Mustela erminea isolate mMusErm1 chromosome 15, mMusErm1.Pri, whole genome shotgun sequence, the following proteins share a genomic window:
- the LOC116574149 gene encoding transcription factor BTF3-like translates to MKETIMNQEKLTKLQAQVRIGGKGTAPRKKKVVHRTATADDKKLQFSLKKLGVNNISGIEEVNMFTNQGTVIHFNNPKVQASLAANTFTIAGHAETKQLTEMLPSILNQLGADSLTSLRRLAEALPKQSVDGKALLATGEDDDDEVPDLVENFDEASKNEAN, encoded by the coding sequence ATGAAAGAAACTATCATGAACCAGGAGAAACTCACCAAACTGCAAGCACAAGTGCGCATTGGTGGGAAAGGAACTGCTCCCCGAAAGAAGAAGGTGGTTCATAGAACAGCTACAGCAGATGATAAAAAACTTCAGTTCTCCTTAAAGAAGTTAGGGGTAAACAATATCTCTGGTATTGAAGAAGTGAATATGttcacaaaccaaggaacagtgATCCACTTTAACAACCCCAAAGTTCAGGCATCGTTGGCAGCGAACACTTTCACCATTGCAGGCCATGCTGAGACAAAGCAGCTGACAGAAATGCTACCCAGTATCTTAAACCAACTTGGTGCAGACAGTCTGACTAGTTTAAGAAGACTGGCTGAAGCTCTGCCCAAACAATCTGTGGATGGAAAAGCACTACTTGCTACCggagaggatgatgatgatgaagttcCAGATCTTGTGGAGAATTTTGATGAAGCTTCCAAGAATGAAGCAAACTGA